The Patagioenas fasciata isolate bPatFas1 chromosome 3, bPatFas1.hap1, whole genome shotgun sequence genome contains a region encoding:
- the XRN2 gene encoding 5'-3' exoribonuclease 2 isoform X1, whose product MGVPAFFRWLSRKYPSIIVSCVEEKAKECNGVKVPIDTSKPNPNEVEFDNLYLDMNGIIHPCTHPEDKPAPKNEDEMMVAIFEYIDRIFNIVRPRRLLYMAIDGVAPRAKMNQQRSRRFRASKEGMEAAEEKQKIRQEILAKGGILPPEEVKERFDSNCITPGTEFMDNLAKCLRYYIADRLNSDPGWKNLTVILSDASAPGEGEHKIMDYIRRQRAQPNHDPNTHHCLCGADADLIMLGLATHEPNFTIIREEFKPNKPKPCALCNQMGHEVKECQGLPREKQGKHDQFADSLPVAEQEFIFIRLCVLREYLERELTMASLPFTFDFERSVDDWVFMCFFVGNDFLPHLPSLEIREGAIDRLVNIYKNVVHKTGGYLTESGFVNLQRVQMIMLAVGEVEDSIFKKRKDDDDNFKRRQKEKRKRMKRDQPSFIPGGQFSPQALGNRSSPQAISNPRQAAFEMRMHDRQNATPSSSPNTSLTSEGSPSLAGGIKRKAEDSDSEPEPEDNIRLWETGWKQRYYKNKFDVDASDDKFRRKVVQSYVEGLCWVLRYYYQGCASWNWYYPFHYAPFASDFEGIADMPSDFEKGSKPFKPLEQLMGVFPAASGNFLPPTWRKLMTDPESSIIDFYPEDFAIDLNGKKYAWQGVALLPFVDERRLRAALEEVYPDLTPEESRRNSLGGDVLFVGKHHPLCDFIVEQYKTKNTEPVDIPPELCHGIQGKLTLNENAVLPEQTVESPVPMLRDLTQNSAVSISFKDPQFDEEFVFKANVLPGAKKPAPVLKPGDWEKTNNDGRPWRPQLGFNRDRKPVHLDQSAFRTLGHTMPRERGMPGMYPNAVPLGAYGSPYARPLLGGQQQIPKLLSNLRPQESWRGPTPLFPQTPQRTAGAAPLLAWNRMLQAQNQYQPGQFQALGGPMGYPQRPEDRMDRGRQGYGPGRPYPLPPPSGRYSWN is encoded by the exons ATGGGAGTGCCGGCCTTCTTCCGCTGGCTCAGCCGCAAGTACCCCTCCATCATCGTCAGCTGCGTGGAGGAGAAG GCTAAAGAGTGCAATGGTGTCAAGGTTCCAATCGATACCagcaaacctaaccctaacgaggTGGAGTTCGATAACCTCTATCTGGACATGAACGGCATCATTCACCCTTGTACGCATCCAGAGGACAA GCCAGCGCccaaaaatgaagatgaaatgaTGGTTGCGATTTTTGAGTATATCGACAGGATCTTCAACATCGTAAGACCACGGCGACTTCTTTACATGGCTATAGATGGAGTA GCTCCACGTGCAAAAATGAATCAACAGCGGTCCAGGAGATTCAGAGCATCAAAGGAGGGCATGGAAGCTGCTGAAGAGAAGCAAAAAATCCGACAAGAAATCCTGGCAAAAG GTGGCATTCTTCCTCCAGAAGAGGTGAAAGAGAGATTTGACAGCAACTGTATTACCCCG GGAACTGAGTTTATGGACAATCTTGCTAAATGTCTCCGCTATTACATTGCTGACCGCTTGAACAGTGACCCTGGGTGGAAGAATTTGACA GTAATTTTGTCTGATGCCAGTGCTCCTGGTGAAGGTGAACACAAAATCATGGATTACATTAGGAGACAAAGAG CTCAACCAAACCACGACCCAAACACTCACCACTGCCTGTGTGGGGCTGACG CTGATCTGATAATGCTTGGGTTAGCCACACATGAGCCAAACTTCACTATAATTAGGGAAGAGTTTAAACCAAATAAGCCCAAGCCGTGTGCTCTTTGTAACCAGATGGGCCATGAGGTCAAGGAGTGCCAGGGTTTGCCCAGAGAAAAACAAGGCAAG CATGACCAGTTTGCAGACAGCCTTCCCGTGGCGGAGCAAGAGTTCATCTTCATCCGACTGTGTGTTTTGCGAGAG TATTTGGAAAGGGAGCTCACTATGGCCAGTCTGCCTTTCACTTTTGATTTTGAAAGAAGTGTTGACGACTGGGTGTTCATGTGCTTCTTTGTGGGGAACGACTTTCTCCCCCATCTGCCCTCCTTGGAGATCAG GGAGGGAGCGATTGATCGCCTGGTTAACATATATAAAAACGTGGTGCACAAAACTGGg GGCTACCTCACAGAGAGTGGCTTTGTGAACCTGCAGCGGGTGCAGATGATCATGTTAGCTGTGGGAGAAGTGGAAGACAGCATTTTCAAAAAGAGGAAAGATGACGAT GATAATTTTAAAAGacgacaaaaagaaaaaagaaaaagaatgaag AGGGATCAGCCGTCCTTCATTCCCGGCGGGCAGTTTTCCCCTCAAGCGCTGGGCAATCGATCCAGTCCCCAGGCAATCAGCAACCCCAGACAGGCCGCCTTCGAGATGAGAATGCACGACAGGCAGAACGCT ACGCCTTCGTCGTCTCCAAATACCAGCCTCACTTCTGAGGGCAGCCCGTCCCTGGCAGGAGGAATTAAGCGAAAAGCTGAAGACAGTGACAGTGAACCTGAGCCAGAGGATAATATCAG GTTATGGGAAACTGGTTGGAAACAGCGCTACTACAAAAACAAATTTGATGTTGATGCGTCCGATGATAAATTCCGTCGTAAAGTTGTACAGTCCTATGTGGAAGGGCTTTGCTGGGTTCTCAGATATTATTATCAG GGCTGCGCATCCTGGAACTGGTATTACCCTTTTCACTACGCTCCCTTCGCTTCCGACTTCGAGGGGATCGCAGACATGCCGTCGGATTTTGAGAAAGGCTCAAAACCG TTCAAGCCCCTCGAACAGCTGATGGGAGTGTTTCCAGCCGCCAGTGGGAATTTCCTGCCGCCGACGTGGAGGAAACTCATGACAGACCCG GAATCAAGCATAATTGACTTCTACCCTGAAGATTTTGCTATTGATTTAAATGGGAAGAAATATGCTTGGCAAG GGGTTGCGTTGCTGCCGTTCGTCGATGAGCGACGCCTCCGAGCTGCGCTGGAAGAAGTCTACCCTGACCTCACTCCCGAAGAGA GCAGAAGAAACAGCCTTGGTGGTGATGTTCTCTTCGTTGGAAAGCACCACCCGCTTTGTGACTTTATTGTAGAGCAGTACAAGACCAAAAATACAGAG CCGGTGGACATCCCCCCCGAGCTGTGCCACGGCATCCAGGGCAAGCTGACGCTGAATGAAAACGCCGTTCTTCCAGAGCA GACAGTGGAGTCTCCTGTTCCGATGCTGCGGGACCTTACGCAAAATTCTGCAGTCAG TATCTCTTTCAAAGATCCACAATTTGATGAAGAATTCGTTTTCAAGGCTAACGTGTTACCTGGCGCAAA GAAACCTGCTCCAGTTCTGAAGCCCGGAGACTGGGAAAAGACCAACAACGACGGCAGGCCTTGGAGACCACAGCTTGGCTTTAACCGAGACAGAAAACCCGTGCATTTGGACCAGTCAGCGTTCAGAACGCTGGG GCACACGATGCCAAGGGAGCGAGGGATGCCAGGGATGTACCCCAACGCCGTGCCCCTCGGAGCCTACGGGAGCCCGTACGCGCGGCCGCTGCTGGGCGGGCAGCAGCAGATTCCCAAGCTCTTGTCCA ATCTGCGGCCGCAGGAGTCCTGGCGAGGCCCCACGCCGCTGTTCCCGCAGACCCCGCAGAG GACGGCGGGGGCCGCTCCTCTGCTGGCCTGGAACCGCATGCTGCAAGCGCAGAACCAGTACCAGCCCGGCCAGTTCCAGGCGCTGGGCGGGCCCATGGGCTACCCGCAGCGCCCCGAGGATCGCATGGACCGGGGACGGCAG ggaTACGGCCCCGGGAGGCCCTACCCGCTGCCACCTCCTTCGGGAAGATACAGCTGGAATTAG
- the XRN2 gene encoding 5'-3' exoribonuclease 2 isoform X2 produces the protein MGVPAFFRWLSRKYPSIIVSCVEEKAKECNGVKVPIDTSKPNPNEVEFDNLYLDMNGIIHPCTHPEDKPAPKNEDEMMVAIFEYIDRIFNIVRPRRLLYMAIDGVAPRAKMNQQRSRRFRASKEGMEAAEEKQKIRQEILAKGGILPPEEVKERFDSNCITPGTEFMDNLAKCLRYYIADRLNSDPGWKNLTVILSDASAPGEGEHKIMDYIRRQRADLIMLGLATHEPNFTIIREEFKPNKPKPCALCNQMGHEVKECQGLPREKQGKHDQFADSLPVAEQEFIFIRLCVLREYLERELTMASLPFTFDFERSVDDWVFMCFFVGNDFLPHLPSLEIREGAIDRLVNIYKNVVHKTGGYLTESGFVNLQRVQMIMLAVGEVEDSIFKKRKDDDDNFKRRQKEKRKRMKRDQPSFIPGGQFSPQALGNRSSPQAISNPRQAAFEMRMHDRQNATPSSSPNTSLTSEGSPSLAGGIKRKAEDSDSEPEPEDNIRLWETGWKQRYYKNKFDVDASDDKFRRKVVQSYVEGLCWVLRYYYQGCASWNWYYPFHYAPFASDFEGIADMPSDFEKGSKPFKPLEQLMGVFPAASGNFLPPTWRKLMTDPESSIIDFYPEDFAIDLNGKKYAWQGVALLPFVDERRLRAALEEVYPDLTPEESRRNSLGGDVLFVGKHHPLCDFIVEQYKTKNTEPVDIPPELCHGIQGKLTLNENAVLPEQTVESPVPMLRDLTQNSAVSISFKDPQFDEEFVFKANVLPGAKKPAPVLKPGDWEKTNNDGRPWRPQLGFNRDRKPVHLDQSAFRTLGHTMPRERGMPGMYPNAVPLGAYGSPYARPLLGGQQQIPKLLSNLRPQESWRGPTPLFPQTPQRTAGAAPLLAWNRMLQAQNQYQPGQFQALGGPMGYPQRPEDRMDRGRQGYGPGRPYPLPPPSGRYSWN, from the exons ATGGGAGTGCCGGCCTTCTTCCGCTGGCTCAGCCGCAAGTACCCCTCCATCATCGTCAGCTGCGTGGAGGAGAAG GCTAAAGAGTGCAATGGTGTCAAGGTTCCAATCGATACCagcaaacctaaccctaacgaggTGGAGTTCGATAACCTCTATCTGGACATGAACGGCATCATTCACCCTTGTACGCATCCAGAGGACAA GCCAGCGCccaaaaatgaagatgaaatgaTGGTTGCGATTTTTGAGTATATCGACAGGATCTTCAACATCGTAAGACCACGGCGACTTCTTTACATGGCTATAGATGGAGTA GCTCCACGTGCAAAAATGAATCAACAGCGGTCCAGGAGATTCAGAGCATCAAAGGAGGGCATGGAAGCTGCTGAAGAGAAGCAAAAAATCCGACAAGAAATCCTGGCAAAAG GTGGCATTCTTCCTCCAGAAGAGGTGAAAGAGAGATTTGACAGCAACTGTATTACCCCG GGAACTGAGTTTATGGACAATCTTGCTAAATGTCTCCGCTATTACATTGCTGACCGCTTGAACAGTGACCCTGGGTGGAAGAATTTGACA GTAATTTTGTCTGATGCCAGTGCTCCTGGTGAAGGTGAACACAAAATCATGGATTACATTAGGAGACAAAGAG CTGATCTGATAATGCTTGGGTTAGCCACACATGAGCCAAACTTCACTATAATTAGGGAAGAGTTTAAACCAAATAAGCCCAAGCCGTGTGCTCTTTGTAACCAGATGGGCCATGAGGTCAAGGAGTGCCAGGGTTTGCCCAGAGAAAAACAAGGCAAG CATGACCAGTTTGCAGACAGCCTTCCCGTGGCGGAGCAAGAGTTCATCTTCATCCGACTGTGTGTTTTGCGAGAG TATTTGGAAAGGGAGCTCACTATGGCCAGTCTGCCTTTCACTTTTGATTTTGAAAGAAGTGTTGACGACTGGGTGTTCATGTGCTTCTTTGTGGGGAACGACTTTCTCCCCCATCTGCCCTCCTTGGAGATCAG GGAGGGAGCGATTGATCGCCTGGTTAACATATATAAAAACGTGGTGCACAAAACTGGg GGCTACCTCACAGAGAGTGGCTTTGTGAACCTGCAGCGGGTGCAGATGATCATGTTAGCTGTGGGAGAAGTGGAAGACAGCATTTTCAAAAAGAGGAAAGATGACGAT GATAATTTTAAAAGacgacaaaaagaaaaaagaaaaagaatgaag AGGGATCAGCCGTCCTTCATTCCCGGCGGGCAGTTTTCCCCTCAAGCGCTGGGCAATCGATCCAGTCCCCAGGCAATCAGCAACCCCAGACAGGCCGCCTTCGAGATGAGAATGCACGACAGGCAGAACGCT ACGCCTTCGTCGTCTCCAAATACCAGCCTCACTTCTGAGGGCAGCCCGTCCCTGGCAGGAGGAATTAAGCGAAAAGCTGAAGACAGTGACAGTGAACCTGAGCCAGAGGATAATATCAG GTTATGGGAAACTGGTTGGAAACAGCGCTACTACAAAAACAAATTTGATGTTGATGCGTCCGATGATAAATTCCGTCGTAAAGTTGTACAGTCCTATGTGGAAGGGCTTTGCTGGGTTCTCAGATATTATTATCAG GGCTGCGCATCCTGGAACTGGTATTACCCTTTTCACTACGCTCCCTTCGCTTCCGACTTCGAGGGGATCGCAGACATGCCGTCGGATTTTGAGAAAGGCTCAAAACCG TTCAAGCCCCTCGAACAGCTGATGGGAGTGTTTCCAGCCGCCAGTGGGAATTTCCTGCCGCCGACGTGGAGGAAACTCATGACAGACCCG GAATCAAGCATAATTGACTTCTACCCTGAAGATTTTGCTATTGATTTAAATGGGAAGAAATATGCTTGGCAAG GGGTTGCGTTGCTGCCGTTCGTCGATGAGCGACGCCTCCGAGCTGCGCTGGAAGAAGTCTACCCTGACCTCACTCCCGAAGAGA GCAGAAGAAACAGCCTTGGTGGTGATGTTCTCTTCGTTGGAAAGCACCACCCGCTTTGTGACTTTATTGTAGAGCAGTACAAGACCAAAAATACAGAG CCGGTGGACATCCCCCCCGAGCTGTGCCACGGCATCCAGGGCAAGCTGACGCTGAATGAAAACGCCGTTCTTCCAGAGCA GACAGTGGAGTCTCCTGTTCCGATGCTGCGGGACCTTACGCAAAATTCTGCAGTCAG TATCTCTTTCAAAGATCCACAATTTGATGAAGAATTCGTTTTCAAGGCTAACGTGTTACCTGGCGCAAA GAAACCTGCTCCAGTTCTGAAGCCCGGAGACTGGGAAAAGACCAACAACGACGGCAGGCCTTGGAGACCACAGCTTGGCTTTAACCGAGACAGAAAACCCGTGCATTTGGACCAGTCAGCGTTCAGAACGCTGGG GCACACGATGCCAAGGGAGCGAGGGATGCCAGGGATGTACCCCAACGCCGTGCCCCTCGGAGCCTACGGGAGCCCGTACGCGCGGCCGCTGCTGGGCGGGCAGCAGCAGATTCCCAAGCTCTTGTCCA ATCTGCGGCCGCAGGAGTCCTGGCGAGGCCCCACGCCGCTGTTCCCGCAGACCCCGCAGAG GACGGCGGGGGCCGCTCCTCTGCTGGCCTGGAACCGCATGCTGCAAGCGCAGAACCAGTACCAGCCCGGCCAGTTCCAGGCGCTGGGCGGGCCCATGGGCTACCCGCAGCGCCCCGAGGATCGCATGGACCGGGGACGGCAG ggaTACGGCCCCGGGAGGCCCTACCCGCTGCCACCTCCTTCGGGAAGATACAGCTGGAATTAG
- the NKX2-4 gene encoding homeobox protein Nkx-2.4 yields MSLSPKHTTPFSVTDILSPMEESYKKFGGMDGAGGLGAPLGPYRQPPVPGAAAVPQHVVAGPTGTAAYHMPHGVSQFPHGAVGGYCNGGLGNMGELPAYPEGMRSGAAAGGGWYGAGGDPRYSSISRFMGPSAGMNVAGMGGLSGIAEGAKAIVPLHAAPRRKRRVLFSQAQVYELERRFKQQKYLSAPEREHLASLIHLTPTQVKIWFQNHRYKMKRQAKDKAAAQQLHPDGGLCQQHSPRRVAVPVLVKDGKPCPPPGSGTPGPGQPAPPPPAASAGALPAAAPATHPHPGSLGQAADLEELSPSPPALHGQVPALAPMDSAGVDYNGGMVSPNLLYGRTW; encoded by the exons ATGTCGCTGAGCCCCAAGCACACGACGCCTTTCTCGGTCACCGACATCCTCAGCCCGATGGAGGAGAGCTACAAGAAGTTCGGCGGCATGGACGGGGCGGGCGGGCTGGGCGCGCCCCTCGGGCCCTACCGCCAGCCGCCGGTGCCCGGCGCGGCCGCCGTGCCGCAGCACGTCGTGGCGGGGCCCACCGGGACGGCCGCCTACCACATGCCCCACGGCGTCTCCCAGTTCCCGCACGGAGCCGTCGGGGGCTACTGCAACGGCGGGCTGGGCAACATGGGCGAGCTGCCCGCCTACCCCGAAGGGATGCggagcggcgcggcggcgggcggcggctggTACGGGGCCGGCGGCGACCCCCGCTACTCCAGCA TCTCCAGGTTCATGGGCCCGTCGGCGGGGATGAACGTGGCCGGGATGGGCGGCCTGAGCGGCATCGCCGAGGGCGCCAAGGCCATCGTGCCGCTCCACGCGGCCCcgcggaggaagaggagggtgctCTTCTCCCAGGCGCAGGTCTACGAGCTGGAGCGGCGCTTCAAGCAGCAGAAGTACCTGTCGGCGCCGGAGCGGGAGCACCTGGCCAGCCTGATCCACCTCACCCCCACCCAGGTGAAGATCTGGTTCCAGAACCACCGCTACAAGATGAAGCGCCAGGCCAAGGACAAGGCGGCCGCCCAGCAGCTGCACCCCGACGGTGGCCTCTGCCAGCAGCACTCGCCGCGCCGCGTCGCCGTGCCTGTGCTGGTGAAGGACGGCAAACCCTGCCCGCCGCCGGGCAGCGGAACCCCGGGCCCCGGCcagcccgcccccccgcccccggccgCCTCCGCCGGggcgctccccgccgccgcccccgccactCACCCGCACCCCGGCTCGCTGGGGCAGGCGGCCGACCTGGAGGAGCTCTCGCCCAGCCCGCCGGCGCTGCACGGCCAGGTGCCCGCCCTGGCCCCCATGGACTCGGCTGGCGTCGACTACAACGGCGGCATGGTCAGCCCCAACCTGCTCTACGGCAGGACGTGGTAA